One segment of Candidatus Peregrinibacteria bacterium DNA contains the following:
- a CDS encoding sigma-70 family RNA polymerase sigma factor, with amino-acid sequence MALKYNKDKIEKLVLRSQQGDSEAFGQIYDVFVDAIYRYVYYRVKNEEVEDLVEIVFLKSWENINKYKKGKYSFSAWIFRIAHNLVIDYYRGKEARVDTLQLDEVLEETIQSYQREHKPIGCTELNLNNEILIRALGTLKKTHYDFIVLKFINQLSNEEIAEILGKNESALRVMQFRALKELRTVLQAFEFDI; translated from the coding sequence ATGGCACTCAAATACAACAAAGATAAAATTGAAAAATTGGTTTTACGCAGTCAGCAAGGTGACAGCGAAGCCTTTGGTCAGATTTATGATGTATTTGTAGATGCGATTTATCGTTATGTTTATTACCGTGTAAAAAATGAAGAGGTTGAGGATTTGGTAGAGATCGTTTTTCTTAAATCTTGGGAAAATATCAATAAGTACAAAAAAGGAAAATATTCTTTTTCCGCTTGGATATTTCGTATAGCACATAATTTGGTTATAGATTATTACAGAGGTAAAGAGGCAAGGGTAGATACTCTTCAATTGGATGAAGTTCTTGAGGAGACGATTCAGTCTTATCAGCGTGAGCACAAACCTATAGGATGTACAGAATTAAATTTGAATAATGAGATTCTTATTCGGGCACTTGGCACTTTGAAAAAAACGCATTATGACTTTATAGTACTCAAATTTATCAATCAGCTTTCCAATGAGGAGATAGCTGAAATCTTGGGTAAAAATGAATCAGCACTTAGAGTTATGCAGTTTAGAGCTCTAAAAGAACTCAGGACTGTTTTACAAGCATTTGAATTTGACATCTGA
- a CDS encoding DUF5667 domain-containing protein, translating to MNFFKTDNGDDELKLEKGITNLASFGLPSKSVKKVMKSRLMSSINDQAELAQYEKMISPIRKLADSLQVPREVNMSMRRRLMNRISLDLGSFSWFDVCEKSIFGRASIATAMIIMISFVSIFTFQLNTPISYAKDSLLFNISGDVYVYRAGMLIPVVDGFVLQEGDKIHTGYGSGVTAIFMDRTMSRVDEESKLNLSKLYSDDFGNTEVTLGVAAGRIWSKVPSLIVGSFNVATLHTVVKVRRNATFDVDVDKEEQVAISVVENFVDVELSSYNPAVKTTVVEGESLIVSEGKNKIVSLDDKDLWLRMNMSKDEFEGQLLAQQGSSDLEDAVGFLPTDKLYGVKMFKENLGMVLGINQREKLENQLNIASKRLAEAEVLIQKGLSGNAEEVLKEYKQIMLDITHEYSDLIGIEDVERQLSAMMAQDKRRYYTTLPGSSLSDVKKVVGEVEFLLANDRVRANQIALNHASDDLYQVFNLLKHGGATMAEVSIEDYPNILQNTLRDLVAYNQHDQDGYFRAAFVTALSDLKTINALHEVVGFNGIINVESVQSRVIDTLDEYFVIANTDSSYDDLLAEFMVLQKDNLDELVELSEFVGVNDQNAATVDIALVGQTVVSDELDLSDTE from the coding sequence ATGAATTTCTTTAAGACAGATAACGGTGATGATGAATTGAAGCTTGAAAAAGGTATAACAAACCTTGCTTCTTTTGGGTTGCCAAGTAAGTCTGTCAAGAAGGTTATGAAATCACGTTTGATGAGTTCTATAAATGATCAAGCGGAATTAGCTCAATATGAAAAAATGATTTCTCCGATCCGGAAACTTGCTGATTCTTTGCAGGTACCACGTGAAGTTAATATGAGTATGAGAAGACGTCTTATGAACCGTATTTCTCTCGACCTTGGTTCGTTTTCTTGGTTTGATGTTTGTGAAAAAAGTATTTTTGGTAGAGCTTCCATCGCGACCGCTATGATTATAATGATTTCTTTTGTAAGTATTTTTACATTCCAATTGAATACGCCTATTTCATATGCCAAAGATAGTCTGCTTTTTAATATCTCCGGAGATGTTTATGTATATCGAGCAGGTATGTTGATTCCGGTAGTGGATGGTTTTGTTTTGCAAGAGGGCGATAAAATCCATACCGGATATGGTTCCGGTGTTACAGCTATATTTATGGACAGGACTATGAGCAGGGTTGATGAAGAATCAAAGTTAAATCTGAGTAAGTTATATAGTGACGATTTCGGTAACACGGAAGTTACTCTTGGAGTAGCAGCGGGGCGTATATGGTCTAAAGTCCCATCGTTAATTGTTGGATCTTTCAATGTTGCAACCCTGCATACGGTTGTAAAGGTGCGGAGAAATGCTACTTTTGATGTGGATGTTGATAAAGAAGAGCAGGTGGCAATATCTGTAGTGGAGAATTTTGTTGACGTTGAGCTTTCTTCTTATAATCCAGCTGTTAAGACTACTGTCGTTGAAGGCGAAAGTTTGATTGTAAGTGAAGGGAAAAATAAGATTGTAAGTTTGGATGATAAGGACTTATGGCTTCGTATGAATATGTCAAAAGATGAGTTCGAAGGTCAACTTCTTGCTCAACAAGGTTCATCTGATCTTGAAGATGCAGTTGGATTCCTTCCAACTGATAAATTATATGGAGTTAAGATGTTCAAAGAAAATCTTGGTATGGTTCTTGGTATTAATCAACGTGAGAAACTTGAAAATCAGCTTAATATAGCTAGTAAAAGACTCGCCGAAGCTGAGGTTTTGATTCAAAAAGGTTTGAGTGGAAATGCTGAAGAAGTTCTCAAAGAGTATAAGCAAATAATGCTTGATATTACTCATGAATATAGTGATCTTATAGGTATAGAAGACGTAGAAAGACAGCTTTCTGCTATGATGGCACAGGACAAAAGAAGGTATTACACAACTCTACCAGGATCCAGTTTATCCGATGTAAAAAAAGTTGTTGGAGAAGTTGAGTTCTTGCTCGCAAATGATCGTGTTCGTGCAAACCAAATAGCTTTGAACCATGCATCTGATGATCTTTATCAAGTGTTTAATCTTTTGAAGCATGGTGGAGCAACTATGGCTGAAGTCTCAATTGAAGATTATCCAAATATTCTTCAAAATACATTACGTGATTTGGTCGCTTACAATCAGCATGATCAAGATGGATATTTTAGAGCGGCGTTCGTCACCGCTTTGTCAGATTTAAAAACAATTAATGCATTACATGAGGTTGTCGGCTTTAATGGAATTATAAATGTTGAAAGCGTACAAAGTAGAGTGATCGATACGCTTGATGAATATTTTGTTATAGCAAATACTGATTCTTCTTACGATGATTTGCTTGCTGAGTTCATGGTCTTACAAAAGGATAATCTTGATGAACTGGTTGAATTAAGTGAATTCGTAGGTGTGAACGATCAAAATGCTGCGACTGTAGATATCGCTTTGGTTGGACAGACGGTAGTTTCTGATGAGCTAGATTTGAGTGATACCGAGTAG
- the mraY gene encoding phospho-N-acetylmuramoyl-pentapeptide-transferase produces the protein MIEEHIINLILIFGGTVSSFLLAYFICPIFISLLIKLKISKRIRTEASSGKAILFNVLHKHKAGTPTMGGILIWVTTLIIVLATRFISYIGVVDHSLINRKETYLPIFTLVTLGLLGAVDDYFNIRGWGKSHGINMRPKFLWLTFFAALGSYWFYFKLGYDTIHIPFFGDYFIGLWYIPLFIFIIIASANSVNFTDGLDGLAGGLSILALLSLGIIAYSQGLLILTAFCGVLIGALLAFLWFNIPPAKFFMGDTGSIALGGTMGVIAMLTNSVVVFPLIMFIFVIETLSIIIQLTSKKLRNGKKVFYIAPIHHHFEHIGWPAHQVTMRFWIIGAFFAGLGTLLGITQI, from the coding sequence ATGATAGAAGAACATATTATAAATCTTATCCTTATCTTCGGCGGAACAGTGAGTTCATTTTTACTTGCATATTTTATATGCCCAATTTTCATAAGCCTTCTGATTAAATTAAAAATAAGTAAAAGAATTCGTACCGAAGCATCTAGTGGAAAGGCGATACTGTTTAATGTACTTCACAAACACAAGGCCGGAACTCCAACAATGGGTGGAATATTGATTTGGGTAACTACTTTGATCATCGTACTCGCAACTCGATTTATATCTTATATTGGAGTAGTAGATCATTCATTAATCAACAGGAAAGAAACATATCTTCCAATTTTCACTCTCGTTACATTAGGACTACTCGGTGCGGTAGACGATTATTTCAACATCCGTGGCTGGGGCAAATCACATGGTATAAATATGAGGCCAAAGTTTTTATGGCTTACTTTTTTTGCTGCACTTGGATCTTATTGGTTTTATTTCAAACTTGGATACGACACTATTCACATCCCATTTTTCGGAGATTATTTTATTGGACTATGGTACATACCACTTTTCATATTTATAATAATCGCCTCTGCAAATTCAGTGAATTTTACCGATGGGCTTGATGGCCTTGCCGGAGGGCTATCGATACTCGCTCTACTATCACTGGGAATCATTGCTTATTCTCAAGGCCTACTCATATTAACAGCATTTTGTGGCGTACTGATAGGGGCTCTGCTCGCATTCTTATGGTTCAACATACCTCCCGCCAAATTCTTTATGGGCGACACGGGCTCAATAGCCCTCGGCGGAACTATGGGGGTTATTGCCATGCTCACAAACTCAGTTGTCGTATTTCCACTTATAATGTTTATCTTCGTAATTGAAACTCTTTCTATAATCATTCAACTCACTTCCAAAAAACTAAGAAATGGAAAAAAGGTATTTTACATCGCACCAATACATCACCACTTCGAACACATCGGCTGGCCTGCTCATCAGGTAACCATGAGGTTTTGGATAATCGGAGCCTTCTTCGCAGGGCTTGGGACCCTACTCGGTATCACTCAAATCTAG
- a CDS encoding D-alanyl-D-alanine carboxypeptidase family protein: MLSTLITLYLSALLNGTNTNMPLIYNMPHRSAGIEILSLSPIPIKSEDIPIRLTAVSALVLDVNSNKILYEKNIEQKLPIASLTKIMTAIVAIESVDNLDDVATVSRNAALITGSRAWLQQGEKITYKNLLYSMLINSGNDAAVAIAENISGSEELFVQKMNAKAENLGMQNTHFANPHGLDDPDNYSTAKDLGILAGYAIKKSFIRSIIDIKEMEFQSVSGITHKLINTNKLLGVDPEIKGLKTGSTLSAGECLISLAINPYGNEIVTVILNSSARFNETQYLKDKIWETYVW; this comes from the coding sequence ATGCTTTCAACCTTAATTACACTTTACTTAAGCGCACTTCTAAATGGCACGAATACTAACATGCCACTTATTTATAATATGCCTCATAGGTCTGCAGGTATTGAGATTTTAAGCTTGAGTCCAATTCCGATTAAATCTGAAGATATCCCAATAAGATTGACCGCCGTATCAGCGCTAGTGCTCGATGTAAATTCCAACAAAATACTATACGAAAAAAATATTGAACAAAAACTACCTATAGCAAGTTTAACAAAAATTATGACTGCAATAGTTGCAATAGAAAGCGTCGACAACTTAGATGATGTCGCTACCGTATCAAGGAATGCAGCATTAATTACCGGCTCTAGAGCCTGGTTACAACAAGGTGAGAAAATTACTTATAAAAATCTACTTTATTCAATGCTAATCAATTCAGGGAATGATGCGGCGGTTGCGATAGCGGAGAACATCTCCGGTTCAGAAGAATTATTTGTACAAAAGATGAATGCAAAAGCGGAGAATCTTGGAATGCAAAACACACATTTTGCAAACCCACATGGACTTGATGACCCTGATAATTATTCAACAGCAAAAGATCTTGGGATCCTCGCAGGATATGCTATTAAAAAAAGTTTTATAAGATCAATAATAGACATAAAAGAAATGGAATTTCAAAGTGTAAGTGGGATTACTCACAAGCTCATAAACACTAATAAACTTCTGGGGGTTGACCCTGAAATCAAAGGACTCAAAACAGGATCTACTTTATCTGCAGGGGAATGCCTCATCTCACTTGCTATAAATCCATACGGGAATGAAATCGTAACTGTAATTCTAAATAGCTCTGCTCGGTTTAATGAGACTCAATATCTCAAAGATAAAATTTGGGAAACCTACGTATGGTGA
- a CDS encoding pseudouridine synthase, producing the protein MNTEQSAEAARDKIRLNKFIAASGYTSRRKADDLIASGAVAVNGVIVNKMGISINPKVDKVMIGMVKIDGMPEKVYYLLNKPKGYICANETQHEDKLVTELLPDMRLSTVGRLDKNTEGLLIVTNDGDFLHKIAHPSNKCEKEYEIRINKITKKEDIDKLKNGIEIEVERIQTDRKTSEKYIAKAKKVETIKNDGKPTIIHITIEEGRKRQIRLMMERIGYKYMDLKRIRIGSIKLGNLKTGTYRSLTQDEINSLLH; encoded by the coding sequence TTGAATACAGAGCAGAGTGCGGAGGCGGCACGCGACAAAATAAGATTAAATAAATTCATAGCAGCGAGCGGCTATACGTCCAGAAGAAAAGCCGATGATTTGATAGCCTCCGGCGCCGTCGCAGTCAATGGAGTCATAGTAAATAAAATGGGAATAAGTATAAATCCAAAAGTCGACAAAGTAATGATAGGCATGGTGAAAATCGACGGCATGCCAGAAAAAGTTTACTACCTACTCAACAAGCCAAAAGGATATATCTGCGCAAACGAAACTCAACATGAAGATAAATTGGTCACTGAATTATTACCGGATATGAGATTATCAACAGTTGGGCGCCTTGATAAAAACACTGAAGGATTACTAATAGTTACAAACGATGGTGACTTCCTCCACAAGATAGCGCATCCATCAAATAAATGTGAAAAAGAGTACGAAATAAGAATCAACAAAATAACTAAAAAGGAAGACATAGATAAATTGAAAAATGGTATTGAAATTGAAGTGGAGAGGATCCAAACCGACCGAAAGACATCTGAAAAATACATAGCAAAAGCAAAAAAAGTTGAAACTATAAAAAATGATGGGAAGCCAACTATAATACACATAACAATTGAAGAAGGGAGAAAAAGACAAATAAGATTAATGATGGAGCGAATCGGGTATAAGTATATGGATTTGAAAAGAATACGCATAGGGAGCATAAAACTCGGGAACCTGAAAACCGGGACTTATAGATCACTAACGCAGGATGAAATAAATTCTTTATTACATTAA
- a CDS encoding LCP family protein: protein MNFKVKKIRKSKHIEFKRTASIAAKKHAKLLKGHLKFKNVILIVSALVVLLFGLLLFKGFMFIKELSFKDVFMAVLNKPVRTDEYNHTNILLLGEGGGQHDGANLTDTIMIASIDMKDYTVGILSVPRDLWVETEGLGGARINKVLELSLNEGDTAEEGLELMRKEIQEILNVPIHYYALVDFSGFEDVIDSIGGIEVNVPETLYDPFFPKGETYEYEPFYIKEGVQKLDGETALKYVRSRKTTSDFDRARRQKDVLGAIQSKLLSSEVLFSKTKLKKLYQSYQENIKTDLQMYEFIYLGRKASKFSSANITHAVINDDPYKQGGLLYTPEREFYGGAFVLVPQTNKFDEIQKFANIVLYKTNVLIEHAPIHVLNGTKTPNLAFDGLTYIERYGFDVVRYGNSEEKVEANQIYYRTEDASKATLEALGELLGVEAVSAEGTEYSKEKFSSQADIVVIFGQQFIDFKQQNPKLFYSL, encoded by the coding sequence ATGAATTTCAAAGTAAAGAAAATACGCAAATCAAAGCATATTGAGTTCAAAAGAACCGCTTCTATTGCAGCGAAAAAACATGCGAAATTGCTAAAAGGACACCTGAAATTCAAAAACGTAATCTTGATCGTAAGTGCATTGGTAGTACTTTTATTCGGGTTGCTATTGTTCAAAGGCTTTATGTTTATAAAAGAATTAAGCTTCAAAGATGTGTTTATGGCGGTACTGAACAAGCCTGTACGAACCGATGAATACAATCACACAAATATTTTATTACTTGGAGAAGGTGGCGGACAACATGATGGAGCAAACCTTACGGATACGATTATGATCGCATCTATAGACATGAAAGATTATACGGTTGGTATACTTTCCGTACCTCGTGATCTATGGGTAGAAACAGAAGGCCTTGGAGGAGCCAGAATAAATAAAGTATTGGAACTTTCACTAAATGAAGGTGATACGGCCGAAGAGGGGCTGGAGTTAATGAGAAAAGAAATTCAAGAAATATTAAACGTACCAATTCACTATTATGCTTTAGTTGATTTTTCCGGATTTGAAGATGTTATAGATAGTATAGGTGGAATCGAAGTAAATGTACCGGAAACATTATACGATCCATTTTTTCCAAAGGGTGAAACGTATGAATATGAACCATTTTATATAAAAGAAGGTGTGCAAAAATTAGATGGAGAAACGGCTTTGAAATACGTACGAAGTAGAAAAACAACTTCGGATTTTGATAGAGCAAGAAGGCAAAAAGATGTACTCGGAGCTATACAAAGCAAACTATTATCATCTGAAGTTTTATTTTCAAAAACAAAGTTAAAAAAACTATATCAAAGTTATCAAGAAAATATAAAAACTGACCTACAGATGTATGAATTTATATATCTAGGTCGAAAAGCTTCAAAATTTAGTAGTGCAAATATAACTCATGCAGTGATAAACGATGACCCATATAAACAAGGAGGGTTATTATATACACCTGAGCGTGAATTTTATGGCGGAGCTTTTGTATTGGTTCCTCAAACAAATAAATTTGATGAAATACAAAAATTTGCAAACATAGTACTGTATAAAACAAACGTATTAATAGAGCATGCTCCTATACATGTACTCAATGGTACTAAAACTCCAAACCTGGCATTTGACGGTTTAACTTATATTGAGAGGTATGGATTTGACGTAGTGCGATACGGGAACTCAGAAGAAAAGGTTGAGGCGAATCAAATATACTACAGAACAGAGGACGCGAGTAAAGCTACACTGGAAGCCCTAGGTGAATTACTGGGGGTCGAAGCGGTGAGTGCGGAAGGCACTGAATATTCTAAAGAGAAATTTTCTTCACAGGCAGATATAGTTGTAATATTTGGGCAACAATTCATAGATTTCAAACAACAGAATCCTAAACTTTTTTACTCACTTTAA